The Pseudomonadota bacterium genome includes a region encoding these proteins:
- a CDS encoding (2Fe-2S)-binding protein: MYVCVCNAVTERAIQRLVADGYTTLNEIQALTGCSGSCGACRDHAEAVIARSAAASAAPPRHLPVIHALPQPA; the protein is encoded by the coding sequence ATGTACGTTTGCGTCTGCAATGCCGTCACCGAGCGCGCCATCCAGAGGCTGGTCGCGGACGGTTACACGACCCTCAACGAAATCCAGGCGCTGACCGGCTGTTCAGGTTCCTGCGGCGCCTGCCGTGACCACGCCGAAGCCGTCATCGCCCGTTCGGCGGCCGCCAGTGCTGCCCCTCCACGCCATCTGCCGGTGATCCACGCCTTGCCCCAACCCGCCTGA
- a CDS encoding DsbE family thiol:disulfide interchange protein, which yields MIRLLLPLLVFLGLLGLLIAGLQTSEERKLVQSPLVGKPVPDFRLPDLHDPERHHSRDDLLGRPWILNVWGSWCWACRVEHPFVERLGREAPIALVGFNWKDERRDALEWIERYGDAWDMHLVDYEGRAAIDLGVYGAPETFLIDHRGIIRHKHIGPIDATVFDDLMRRAMQLDAEAES from the coding sequence ATGATCCGGCTGCTGCTGCCGCTGCTGGTCTTTCTCGGGCTGCTCGGGCTGCTCATCGCCGGCCTGCAGACCAGCGAGGAACGCAAGCTGGTGCAGTCGCCGCTGGTCGGCAAGCCGGTACCGGACTTCCGCCTGCCCGACCTGCACGACCCGGAACGCCACCACAGCCGCGACGATCTGCTCGGCCGACCCTGGATCCTCAATGTCTGGGGCAGCTGGTGCTGGGCCTGCCGGGTCGAGCACCCCTTCGTCGAGCGACTCGGGCGCGAAGCGCCGATTGCGCTGGTCGGATTCAACTGGAAAGACGAGCGCCGGGATGCGCTGGAGTGGATCGAGCGCTACGGCGACGCCTGGGACATGCATCTGGTCGACTACGAGGGCCGTGCGGCCATCGACCTCGGCGTCTATGGCGCCCCGGAAACCTTCCTGATCGATCACCGCGGCATCATCCGGCACAAGCACATCGGCCCGATCGACGCGACCGTGTTCGACGACCTGATGCGCCGGGCCATGCAGCTGGATGCGGAGGCGGAGTCATGA
- the ccmA gene encoding heme ABC exporter ATP-binding protein CcmA, giving the protein MRMLIDARQAVFQRAGVNVFAPVDIELAGGSMLVVRGPNGSGKTTLLRLLAGILRPASGRVTRHATVAFLGHLAALKGDLSCRENLDFRRRFFASQGGLDNDGALSRVGLAGLGLRPARSLSAGQKRRLALAGLLVAPRAIWLLDEPYASLDDAGCALVDQLLGEHLGRDGAAVLSTHQRQPRVSAGSAELRLEPGAPAT; this is encoded by the coding sequence ATGCGCATGCTGATCGACGCGCGCCAGGCCGTGTTTCAGCGGGCCGGCGTCAACGTCTTCGCCCCGGTCGACATCGAGCTGGCCGGCGGCAGCATGCTGGTCGTGCGCGGACCCAATGGCTCGGGCAAGACCACCTTGCTGCGCCTGCTTGCCGGCATTCTGCGCCCCGCTTCGGGCCGGGTCACCCGGCATGCCACGGTGGCCTTTCTCGGTCACCTGGCGGCCCTGAAGGGCGATCTGAGCTGTCGCGAGAATCTCGATTTCCGTCGCCGCTTCTTCGCCAGCCAGGGCGGCCTGGACAACGACGGAGCCCTGTCGCGCGTCGGTCTGGCCGGACTCGGACTGCGGCCGGCGCGGAGCCTGTCGGCCGGCCAGAAGCGGCGCCTGGCGCTGGCCGGCCTGCTGGTCGCGCCGCGCGCCATCTGGCTGCTCGACGAGCCCTACGCCAGCCTTGACGACGCCGGCTGCGCGCTGGTCGACCAGCTGCTCGGCGAACACCTCGGCCGTGACGGCGCAGCCGTTCTGTCCACCCACCAGCGCCAGCCGCGCGTCAGCGCCGGGTCGGCGGAACTGAGACTCGAGCCCGGAGCGCCGGCAACATGA
- a CDS encoding EAL domain-containing protein produces MIQRFYLESSGKDSHLPRHLNLDRFPVTVGRHPDCTIQLAVDRISRMHARFHFDGTLLTVEDLGSTNGTFVNHQPIAGVTSLSVGDVVHLADHEFRLMVEQVDEQSGRRATGEQTIVGMTRLPQDFPLHMPAFFELLENKWVTGYCQPIVTARGEPFALELLGRSAHPQLDQGPGQLFALAATLNTEVRLSRMLRRCCFAQADQAGLDQPLFFNNHPVECEDMVELIDELSELRKRHPRLKLVFEVHEAAVTDLGAMAEVKQELADMDIRLAYDDFGAGQARLLELVEVPPDFLKFDMSLVRDMVNRQSPRYRLLAELNRMIADMGIHTLIEGVEDEQTAEMCREMGIDYIQGFLYGRPRPILESAPATGYHHTDNDSAP; encoded by the coding sequence ATGATCCAGCGCTTTTACCTGGAGAGTTCGGGCAAGGATTCGCACCTGCCGCGCCACCTGAACCTGGACCGGTTTCCGGTGACGGTGGGTCGGCACCCGGACTGCACCATTCAGCTCGCCGTCGATCGTATCTCGCGCATGCACGCGCGCTTTCATTTTGACGGGACGCTGCTGACCGTCGAGGATCTCGGAAGCACCAACGGCACCTTCGTCAATCACCAGCCGATTGCCGGCGTGACCTCGCTGTCGGTCGGGGACGTCGTTCATCTGGCCGACCACGAATTCAGGCTGATGGTCGAACAGGTCGACGAGCAGAGCGGGCGCAGGGCAACCGGCGAGCAGACGATCGTCGGCATGACCCGGCTGCCGCAGGATTTTCCGCTGCACATGCCGGCGTTTTTCGAGCTGCTGGAAAACAAGTGGGTGACCGGCTACTGCCAGCCGATCGTGACCGCGCGAGGCGAGCCCTTTGCGCTCGAGCTGCTCGGGCGCAGCGCCCATCCCCAGCTCGACCAGGGCCCGGGCCAGCTGTTTGCCCTGGCCGCCACGCTCAATACCGAAGTGCGCCTGAGCCGCATGCTGCGACGCTGCTGCTTTGCCCAGGCCGATCAGGCCGGCCTTGACCAGCCGCTGTTTTTCAATAATCACCCGGTCGAGTGCGAGGACATGGTGGAGTTGATCGACGAGCTCAGTGAGCTGCGCAAGCGCCATCCGCGACTCAAACTGGTCTTCGAGGTGCACGAGGCCGCGGTGACGGACCTGGGGGCGATGGCCGAGGTCAAGCAGGAACTGGCGGACATGGACATTCGCCTGGCCTATGACGATTTCGGCGCCGGACAGGCCAGGCTGCTGGAGCTGGTCGAGGTGCCGCCGGACTTTCTGAAGTTCGATATGAGCCTGGTTCGCGACATGGTCAACCGCCAATCGCCGCGCTACCGCCTGCTCGCCGAGCTCAACCGGATGATTGCCGATATGGGCATCCACACGCTGATCGAGGGTGTCGAGGACGAGCAGACCGCCGAGATGTGCCGGGAGATGGGGATCGACTATATCCAGGGTTTTCTGTACGGACGCCCCCGTCCCATTCTCGAGTCAGCGCCTGCCACCGGCTACCACCACACCGACAACGACAGCGCACCGTAG
- a CDS encoding cytochrome c-type biogenesis protein CcmH: MKKSVQRSGFSIQGWLRLKLAPLLALSLAAGAFASAIEPYEFETETQRDRFRSLVEELRCTVCQNQSLADSDAPLAQDLRQEVLRLLEDNRSDQEIRDFMVQRYGDFVLYRPPVAGHTLLLWGGPLVLLLVGLIAAAMIIRRRRQVL, translated from the coding sequence ATGAAAAAAAGCGTTCAGCGTTCAGGGTTCAGCATTCAGGGCTGGCTGCGGCTGAAGCTGGCGCCACTTCTCGCTTTGTCGCTTGCGGCCGGGGCCTTCGCCTCCGCGATCGAGCCCTACGAGTTCGAAACCGAAACCCAGCGTGACCGCTTCCGTTCGCTGGTCGAGGAGCTGCGCTGCACGGTGTGCCAGAACCAGTCGCTGGCCGACTCCGACGCGCCGCTGGCGCAGGACCTGCGCCAGGAAGTCCTGCGCCTGCTCGAAGACAACCGCAGCGATCAGGAGATCCGTGATTTCATGGTCCAGCGCTACGGTGATTTCGTTCTTTATCGTCCGCCGGTGGCCGGGCATACGCTGCTGCTGTGGGGCGGGCCGCTGGTGCTCCTGCTCGTCGGCCTGATCGCCGCGGCCATGATCATACGGCGCAGGAGGCAGGTGCTGTGA
- the ccmD gene encoding heme exporter protein CcmD — protein MIPELDYAFYVWTSYGVFAVTMLWQFVQPRLRHRRLLAELHEERALTDGYAHDTNA, from the coding sequence ATGATTCCCGAACTCGATTACGCCTTCTACGTCTGGACCAGCTACGGCGTGTTTGCCGTAACCATGCTCTGGCAGTTTGTCCAGCCACGCCTGCGTCACCGCCGGCTGCTGGCCGAGCTGCACGAAGAACGGGCCCTCACCGACGGCTATGCCCATGACACCAACGCGTAA
- a CDS encoding DUF3293 domain-containing protein, giving the protein MSQPAVDSPQHRLLHAFMLAEYAVIVDGREGIVRVSRSHRWLDRALGGQPWAIVTACNPAGRRLPPADNTVRHRQLTDLARALGPCHRACNRDPAGDWPDEPGVLLARIRIEPVDALARRFEQAAVVTGRAGQPACLRLYGDGWPDALPACVESAD; this is encoded by the coding sequence ATGAGTCAGCCCGCCGTCGATTCGCCGCAGCATCGCCTGCTGCACGCGTTCATGCTCGCCGAATACGCCGTCATCGTCGACGGGCGCGAAGGCATTGTGCGCGTCAGCCGCTCTCACCGCTGGCTCGACCGGGCCCTGGGCGGGCAACCCTGGGCGATCGTGACCGCCTGCAACCCCGCCGGGCGGCGCCTGCCGCCGGCCGACAACACCGTTCGCCATCGCCAGCTGACCGACCTGGCGCGGGCGCTCGGCCCCTGCCACCGGGCCTGCAACCGCGATCCGGCCGGTGACTGGCCGGACGAACCGGGCGTGCTGCTGGCTCGGATCAGAATCGAACCCGTCGACGCGCTGGCCCGACGCTTTGAACAGGCCGCCGTGGTCACGGGCCGCGCTGGGCAGCCTGCCTGCCTGAGACTGTACGGCGACGGCTGGCCGGATGCCCTGCCCGCCTGCGTCGAGTCGGCCGACTGA
- a CDS encoding heme lyase CcmF/NrfE family subunit — translation MIGEFGQLALILALILAVLLATLPMIGSLRGHQALMRLAPSLTIGHFVFLAAAFLALAIAFLRHDFTVTYVAMHSNLLLPWYYRLTAVWGSHEGSLLLWMLLFGGWMLAVAAFSRSLPREFTARVLAVMGLISVGFLLFVLLTSNPFERVLPGPIDGRDLNPLLQDPGMIFHPPLLYMGYVGFAVAFAFAIAGLIGGKVERDWVRWSRPWTLAAWAFLTFGIALGSWWAYYELGWGGWWFWDPVENASFIPWLIGTALIHSQAVTEKRGAFPAWTVLLSITAFSMSLLGTFLVRSGVLTSVHAFANDPERGLFILVFMALVTGGALVLYALRAPRIMTGEGFDWVSRESALLLNNVFFTVSAAMVLLGTLYPLIIDFMGWGQISVGPPYFGAMFVLLMTPVVLLLPLGPFTRWKRDTLSRAARPLALSAVLAVVAGLAVCAWLGAWNLRAVSGWIGGLWLIGGALAWALGTARAGRFGLARHQWGMMLAHAGVGVFLIGVAMVESTTFERDVRIAPGESVSAAGYRFELLEVAPVKGPNWRADEGRFVIWRGDREIARMQAQKRRYFRGGQVMTQVALRPGLLRDLYIALGEPLGDGGAWSVRLHVKPFVRWIWGGAVLIGLGGLVSASDRRYRQRRRAERPAAAERAEVPA, via the coding sequence ATGATCGGAGAATTTGGACAGCTGGCGCTGATTCTGGCGCTGATCCTGGCGGTGCTGCTGGCCACGCTGCCGATGATCGGCAGCCTGCGCGGCCACCAGGCCCTGATGCGCCTGGCACCGTCACTGACCATCGGTCACTTCGTGTTCCTGGCCGCCGCCTTCCTTGCCCTGGCCATCGCCTTTCTGCGCCACGACTTCACCGTGACCTACGTGGCCATGCACTCCAACCTCCTGCTGCCCTGGTACTACCGGCTGACCGCGGTCTGGGGCAGTCATGAAGGCTCGCTGCTGCTGTGGATGCTGCTGTTCGGTGGCTGGATGCTGGCCGTCGCCGCGTTCTCGCGCTCGCTGCCGCGCGAGTTCACCGCGCGGGTCCTGGCCGTGATGGGCCTGATCTCGGTCGGCTTTCTGCTCTTCGTCCTGCTCACCTCCAATCCCTTCGAGCGCGTCCTGCCCGGGCCGATCGACGGCCGCGACCTCAATCCGCTGCTCCAGGACCCGGGCATGATCTTCCACCCGCCGCTGCTCTACATGGGCTATGTCGGATTTGCCGTGGCCTTCGCCTTTGCCATCGCCGGGCTGATCGGGGGCAAGGTCGAACGCGACTGGGTGCGCTGGTCGCGCCCCTGGACCCTGGCCGCCTGGGCTTTTCTGACCTTCGGCATCGCGCTGGGCTCGTGGTGGGCCTACTACGAGCTGGGCTGGGGCGGATGGTGGTTCTGGGATCCGGTCGAGAACGCCTCGTTCATTCCCTGGCTGATCGGCACCGCCCTGATTCACTCCCAGGCGGTGACCGAGAAACGCGGCGCGTTTCCGGCCTGGACCGTGCTGCTGTCGATCACCGCCTTTTCGATGTCGCTGCTCGGCACTTTCCTGGTCCGCTCCGGCGTGCTCACCTCGGTGCACGCCTTCGCCAACGATCCAGAGCGCGGCCTGTTCATCCTGGTTTTCATGGCGCTGGTCACCGGCGGCGCGCTGGTGCTGTACGCCCTGCGCGCGCCGCGCATCATGACCGGCGAGGGCTTCGACTGGGTCAGCCGCGAATCAGCGCTGCTGCTCAACAACGTCTTTTTTACGGTCTCGGCGGCGATGGTGCTGCTCGGCACCCTGTACCCGCTGATCATCGATTTCATGGGCTGGGGCCAGATCTCGGTCGGCCCGCCCTATTTCGGTGCCATGTTCGTGCTGCTGATGACCCCGGTGGTGCTGCTGCTGCCGCTCGGGCCGTTCACCCGCTGGAAACGCGATACGCTGAGCCGTGCCGCCCGCCCGCTGGCGCTGTCCGCGGTGCTGGCGGTCGTGGCCGGCCTGGCGGTCTGCGCCTGGCTGGGCGCCTGGAACCTGCGCGCCGTGAGCGGCTGGATCGGCGGGCTGTGGCTGATCGGCGGCGCGCTGGCCTGGGCGCTGGGCACGGCCCGGGCCGGTCGCTTTGGCCTGGCCCGGCACCAGTGGGGCATGATGCTGGCGCATGCCGGAGTGGGCGTATTCTTGATCGGCGTGGCGATGGTCGAATCGACCACCTTCGAGCGCGACGTGCGCATCGCGCCGGGTGAAAGCGTTTCGGCCGCCGGATACCGCTTCGAGCTGCTCGAGGTCGCGCCCGTCAAGGGCCCCAACTGGCGTGCCGACGAAGGCCGTTTCGTGATCTGGCGCGGCGATCGCGAGATCGCGCGCATGCAGGCGCAGAAACGCCGCTATTTCCGGGGCGGCCAGGTCATGACCCAGGTTGCCCTCAGGCCCGGACTGCTGCGCGATCTCTACATTGCCCTGGGCGAGCCGCTCGGTGACGGCGGCGCCTGGAGCGTGCGCCTGCACGTCAAACCCTTCGTGCGCTGGATCTGGGGCGGTGCCGTGCTGATCGGCCTGGGCGGCCTGGTCTCGGCCAGCGATCGTCGCTACCGCCAGCGCCGCCGCGCCGAGCGCCCGGCCGCAGCCGAACGTGCCGAGGTGCCGGCATGA
- the ccmB gene encoding heme exporter protein CcmB translates to MIRTPVLALIRRDLRLAIRHGGESLMPLIFLFAVIILIPLGVGPGPNLLARIAPGMIWVAALLASLLALEHLFRPDLEDGTLEQWWTGDCPPGALVGARLFSHWLITGLPVIVFAPLAAQMLYLPNQALPVLIASLLIGTPILSLVGGLAAALTLATNRGSVLLSILVFPMVVPVLIFATGAVAAAAGGASARAHLGLLGAVLILAATLAPLATTAALRLNIE, encoded by the coding sequence ATGATTCGCACGCCCGTCCTGGCCCTGATCCGGCGAGATCTGCGCCTGGCGATTCGCCACGGCGGCGAGTCGCTGATGCCGCTGATCTTCCTGTTCGCCGTCATCATCCTGATTCCGCTTGGCGTCGGCCCCGGTCCCAATCTGCTGGCGCGCATCGCGCCGGGCATGATCTGGGTCGCGGCACTGCTGGCCAGCCTGCTGGCGCTCGAACATCTGTTTCGCCCTGACCTCGAGGACGGCACGCTCGAGCAGTGGTGGACCGGCGACTGTCCGCCCGGTGCGCTGGTCGGGGCGCGCCTGTTCAGCCACTGGCTGATCACCGGGCTGCCGGTGATCGTATTTGCGCCGCTGGCCGCGCAGATGCTCTATTTGCCAAACCAGGCGCTGCCGGTGCTGATCGCCAGCCTGCTCATCGGCACGCCCATCCTCAGCCTGGTCGGCGGCCTGGCCGCGGCCCTGACCCTGGCGACGAACCGCGGCAGCGTGCTGCTGTCCATTCTGGTGTTTCCAATGGTGGTTCCAGTGCTGATTTTTGCCACGGGTGCAGTCGCGGCTGCGGCCGGGGGCGCATCGGCCCGCGCCCACCTCGGACTGCTCGGCGCCGTGCTGATTCTTGCCGCCACCCTGGCGCCGCTGGCGACCACCGCCGCATTGAGGCTCAATATCGAATGA
- the ccmE gene encoding cytochrome c maturation protein CcmE, producing the protein MTPTRKKRLILVSLIVLGVSAAAAVAFYALNDNVRFFVSPTDVHAGIAPPERQIRLGGLVAAGSVSRDPDSLAVSFVVTDGVHDVPVSFNGILPDLFREGQGVIAHGHLDESGHFRAHEVLARHDETYMPPEVMRSLEAAGHPPEASKP; encoded by the coding sequence ATGACACCAACGCGTAAGAAACGCCTGATCCTGGTCTCGCTGATCGTCCTCGGCGTCTCGGCCGCCGCCGCGGTGGCCTTCTACGCCCTCAACGACAACGTGCGCTTTTTCGTCAGTCCGACCGATGTCCATGCCGGCATCGCGCCGCCCGAGCGCCAGATTCGCCTCGGCGGCCTGGTCGCCGCCGGCTCGGTGTCGCGGGATCCGGACAGCCTGGCGGTGAGCTTCGTCGTCACCGACGGCGTCCATGACGTGCCGGTCAGCTTCAACGGCATCCTGCCCGACCTGTTTCGGGAAGGTCAGGGCGTCATCGCCCACGGCCATCTCGATGAGTCCGGTCATTTCCGGGCCCACGAGGTACTGGCACGCCACGACGAAACCTACATGCCGCCGGAGGTGATGCGTTCGCTCGAGGCGGCCGGTCACCCACCGGAGGCCTCGAAGCCATGA
- a CDS encoding heme ABC transporter permease, whose product MIHQRIKVGFHRMGSPPTFYRIGQRLAPWLWAGFALCAAIGVYQALYVVPPDYQQGDSYRILFIHVPAAWQAMAGYIIMAVLAFVALVWRIRAAEILAMAAAPIGAALTAVCLATGSLWGKPMWGTWWAWDARLTSMLVLLFIYLGIMGLYAAFDDRRKGARVASILVLVGLVNIPLIHFSVEWWTTLHQGSTIRLLGESSMHPSMLPPLVWMTVAVKLMFGAALLDRARNDLLDQDRRKAWVRSLTGERP is encoded by the coding sequence ATGATCCATCAGCGCATCAAGGTCGGCTTTCACCGCATGGGTTCGCCGCCCACCTTCTATCGTATCGGCCAACGACTGGCGCCGTGGCTGTGGGCCGGCTTCGCGCTGTGCGCCGCCATTGGCGTCTACCAGGCCCTCTACGTGGTACCGCCGGACTACCAGCAGGGCGACAGCTACCGCATCCTGTTCATTCACGTGCCCGCGGCCTGGCAGGCCATGGCCGGCTACATCATCATGGCGGTGCTGGCCTTTGTCGCGCTGGTCTGGCGCATTCGCGCGGCCGAAATCCTCGCCATGGCAGCGGCACCGATCGGTGCGGCCCTGACCGCCGTGTGCCTGGCCACCGGCTCGCTGTGGGGCAAACCCATGTGGGGCACCTGGTGGGCCTGGGACGCCCGTCTGACCTCGATGCTGGTGCTGCTGTTCATCTATCTCGGCATCATGGGGCTGTATGCCGCCTTCGACGATCGGCGCAAGGGCGCGCGCGTGGCCAGCATCCTGGTGCTGGTCGGACTGGTCAACATTCCCCTCATCCACTTTTCGGTAGAGTGGTGGACGACTTTGCACCAGGGCTCGACCATCCGCCTGCTCGGCGAGTCCAGCATGCACCCGAGCATGCTGCCGCCGCTGGTCTGGATGACGGTGGCGGTCAAGCTGATGTTCGGCGCCGCGCTGCTCGACCGGGCCCGCAACGACCTGCTCGACCAGGACCGCCGCAAGGCCTGGGTGCGCAGCCTGACCGGAGAACGACCATGA
- the bfr gene encoding bacterioferritin gives MKGDRKIIEHLNLALKAELTAINQYFLHSRMFGDWGLQRLASKEYEESIEEMKHADALIQRILFLEGLPNLQDLGRLHIGESPIECLQGDLELEQEAVPMYREAVAGAESAGDYVSRSLFQSILDDEEEHIDWLETQFGLIERIGKERYLQSQMTKDE, from the coding sequence ATGAAAGGCGACCGCAAGATCATCGAGCACCTCAATCTCGCCCTGAAAGCCGAATTGACGGCGATCAACCAGTATTTTCTGCACTCGCGAATGTTTGGCGACTGGGGGCTGCAGAGGCTCGCCAGCAAGGAATACGAGGAATCCATCGAGGAAATGAAGCACGCCGATGCACTGATCCAGCGCATCCTGTTTCTCGAAGGCCTGCCCAACCTGCAGGATCTTGGGCGGCTGCACATCGGCGAGAGCCCGATCGAATGCCTGCAGGGTGACCTGGAACTGGAACAGGAAGCCGTGCCGATGTACCGCGAGGCCGTCGCCGGCGCCGAATCAGCCGGCGACTACGTCAGCCGCAGCCTGTTCCAGTCCATTCTAGACGACGAAGAAGAACACATCGACTGGCTGGAAACGCAGTTCGGCCTGATCGAACGCATCGGCAAAGAACGCTACCTGCAGTCGCAGATGACCAAAGACGAGTAG
- the gor gene encoding glutathione-disulfide reductase, with product MSGYDVDLFVIGAGSGGVRAARIAAGHGARVAICEESRVGGTCVVRGCVPKKLLVYASQFSESFADAAGYGWTLDPPRFSWPELIAAKDREIDRLNGVYLRLLEGAGVALHEGRGRLVDAHTVEVGQHRISAERILIATGGRPWVPDIPGHELGITSDEAFHLERLPKRVLIAGAGYIAVEFAGIFNGLGSQVTLAYRRDLILRGFDDDIRQAVEAGMRGRGVDIRYHCAPARLERDGNAIAVTFSDDRRAQFDCVMFATGRQPYTWDLGLEEAGVHTGPGNRIEVDDYSRTSVDSIFAVGDVTDRINLTPVALMEGHAFADTQFGGMDRPLDHANVPAAVFSQPPVGSVGLTEQQAREQLEDVHIFRSRFTPMKYTLSGRREQGVLKLVVDGGSDRVVGCHLVGPDAPEILQGFAVAVRAGLRKSDFDRTVGIHPTSAEELVTMRTPVSG from the coding sequence ATGAGCGGTTACGATGTGGATTTGTTCGTCATCGGCGCCGGCTCCGGCGGCGTGCGGGCCGCGCGCATTGCCGCCGGCCACGGCGCACGCGTCGCGATCTGCGAGGAGTCACGCGTCGGCGGGACCTGTGTCGTTCGCGGCTGCGTGCCGAAAAAGCTGCTGGTCTATGCCTCGCAGTTCTCTGAGTCCTTTGCCGACGCCGCCGGCTACGGCTGGACGCTCGATCCGCCGCGGTTTTCCTGGCCGGAACTGATCGCCGCCAAGGACCGCGAGATCGATCGTCTCAACGGCGTCTATCTTCGCCTGCTCGAGGGCGCCGGCGTGGCGCTGCACGAGGGTCGCGGGCGACTGGTCGATGCCCATACGGTTGAGGTGGGCCAGCACCGAATCAGTGCCGAGAGGATCCTGATTGCCACCGGCGGACGCCCCTGGGTGCCTGACATCCCGGGCCACGAGCTGGGCATCACCTCGGATGAGGCCTTCCATCTGGAACGCCTGCCCAAGCGGGTGCTGATTGCCGGAGCAGGCTATATCGCGGTGGAGTTTGCCGGCATCTTCAACGGCCTGGGCAGTCAGGTGACGCTGGCCTACCGGCGCGATCTGATCCTGCGCGGCTTCGACGACGACATCCGCCAGGCCGTCGAGGCCGGCATGCGTGGACGCGGCGTGGATATCCGGTATCACTGCGCGCCGGCCCGGCTCGAGCGCGACGGCAATGCCATTGCCGTGACCTTTTCCGACGACCGCCGGGCGCAGTTCGACTGCGTCATGTTCGCCACCGGTCGCCAGCCCTACACCTGGGATCTCGGCCTGGAGGAGGCCGGCGTGCACACCGGCCCGGGCAATCGGATCGAGGTCGACGACTACAGCCGCACCAGTGTGGACAGCATCTTCGCCGTTGGTGACGTGACCGACCGTATCAACCTCACGCCGGTGGCGCTGATGGAGGGCCATGCCTTTGCCGACACCCAGTTCGGCGGCATGGACCGGCCGCTCGATCACGCCAACGTCCCGGCGGCGGTGTTCAGCCAGCCGCCGGTCGGCAGCGTTGGCCTGACTGAGCAGCAGGCCCGCGAACAGCTTGAGGATGTTCACATTTTTCGGTCACGGTTTACGCCGATGAAATATACTTTGAGCGGGCGCCGGGAACAGGGCGTGCTCAAGCTGGTCGTCGACGGCGGCAGCGATCGGGTGGTCGGATGTCACCTCGTCGGCCCGGACGCCCCCGAGATCCTGCAGGGCTTTGCGGTGGCGGTGCGCGCCGGACTGCGCAAGTCGGATTTCGACCGCACGGTCGGCATTCACCCGACCAGCGCTGAAGAGCTGGTCACGATGCGCACGCCGGTCTCGGGCTGA
- a CDS encoding lipid A deacylase LpxR family protein gives MKRLNLPGLALLLAFAGTAAVADDDSGSANASALTPDHSIWIVEYENDIFTGADRYYTSGVRLSRIGAIKAPPALLDRIAQRFPEFSDIENIPWSLSISHNIYTPADITAPEFPPDDRPYAAWLNLRFSTGLPRENGADRLHVGLGVVGPAALGETIQKNVHRWVDGEKPVGWERQLRNEPTLELGYDRLRRLMRTPLGDRLAFDSSAFGGIQLGNAYTHLSAGGFARIGTRLESDFGPPRITPAVSGSGYFEPEPGITSWYLYAGVEGRRVFRDLFIEGNTFGGVDGVSRKRHVGELFAGAVLTRGMFRLAYTHVWRTREFVGQLEGQSYGALSLSVWW, from the coding sequence ATGAAGCGGCTGAATCTGCCCGGCCTTGCACTGCTGCTGGCCTTCGCCGGCACTGCCGCAGTGGCTGACGATGACTCCGGTTCTGCCAATGCCTCAGCGCTCACCCCGGACCATTCGATCTGGATCGTCGAATACGAAAACGACATCTTTACCGGCGCCGACCGCTACTACACCAGCGGCGTGCGGCTGTCGCGCATCGGCGCGATCAAGGCACCGCCAGCGCTGCTTGACCGGATTGCGCAGCGCTTTCCTGAATTCAGCGATATTGAGAATATTCCCTGGTCGCTGTCGATCAGCCACAACATCTACACGCCGGCCGACATCACCGCACCCGAGTTTCCGCCCGACGATCGCCCCTATGCGGCCTGGCTGAACCTGCGCTTCTCCACCGGCCTGCCGCGCGAGAACGGTGCTGACCGGCTGCACGTCGGCCTGGGCGTGGTCGGGCCGGCCGCCCTCGGCGAGACCATCCAGAAGAACGTGCACCGCTGGGTCGACGGCGAAAAGCCGGTCGGCTGGGAGCGCCAGCTGCGCAACGAGCCGACGCTGGAACTGGGATACGACCGGCTGCGCCGGCTGATGCGCACGCCCCTGGGCGACCGCCTTGCATTCGACAGCTCGGCCTTCGGCGGCATCCAGCTCGGCAACGCCTACACCCACTTAAGCGCCGGCGGCTTCGCGCGAATCGGCACCCGCCTGGAAAGCGACTTCGGGCCGCCGCGCATTACCCCGGCGGTGTCGGGCTCCGGTTACTTCGAGCCGGAACCAGGCATCACGTCCTGGTATCTCTATGCCGGCGTCGAGGGCCGCCGCGTCTTTCGCGACCTGTTCATCGAGGGCAACACGTTCGGCGGTGTCGACGGGGTCAGCCGCAAGCGTCATGTCGGTGAGCTGTTCGCCGGCGCGGTGCTGACCCGCGGCATGTTCAGGCTGGCCTACACCCACGTCTGGCGGACGCGGGAATTCGTCGGCCAGCTCGAGGGCCAAAGCTACGGTGCGCTGTCGTTGTCGGTGTGGTGGTAG